One window from the genome of Ciconia boyciana chromosome 8, ASM3463844v1, whole genome shotgun sequence encodes:
- the ECD gene encoding protein ecdysoneless homolog translates to MEGIGRAALTEDAVHYRLFAAAAAAGGEALLRRCAEGIVVRFAPLLAAYIWQRQPFRLCYVPPRGETPAHIGGTTLFGDNVEDEWFIVYLVREITREFPGLAARIDDNDGEFLLIEAADFLPEWLNPENSDNRVFFYKGELHIIPLSETHEQECDQSAATPTISQALTLLSTHSEEFLAAEPIRTAVYKRISGYPEKIQASFHRAHCYLPAGIVAVLRQRPSLVAAAVQAFYLRDPVDLRACRSFQTFPPDERVMTVVTFTKCLYAQLVQQKFVPDRRSGYTLPLPSHPQYKAYELGMKLAHGFEILCSKCSKVSPDSKRNVLSGPLWGRFLSSLKEKNYFKGEMEGSAKYLELLHMAEDYFQQSVTKPESSVEVSPGDEILTLLQTTTIDLKEFEREAACLPPEDDDSWLEITPDDLDQMLKEARNESLPSSNEEEQKYDLEAVAESMKAFVSKVSTHEGAEMPWSSDESHVTFDVDSFTKALDRILGADSEELDSDDLDEEEEFDFSDEDDEDLDAENQRQDQKASPNELIGSLKSYMNEMDRELAHTNVGKSFTTQKKGASSVNAITSQSAGPDSGAEDTELTPVDVDMNLVANLLESYSAQSGLAGPTSNILQSMGVYLPENADHIGSNKGGTE, encoded by the exons aTGGAGGGGATCGGGCGGGCTGCGCTGACCGAGGATGCCGTGCACTACCGCCTCttcgcggcggcggcggcggcgggcggcgaggCGCTACTGCGCCGCTGCGCTGAGGGGATCGTGGTGCGCTTCGCGCCGCTCCTAGCCGCCTACATCTGGCAGCGGCAGCCCTTCCGCCTGTGCTACGTGCCGCCGCGGG GCGAGACCCCGGCGCACATCGGCGGCACCACGCTGTTCGGCGATAACGTGGAGGACGAGTGGTTCATCGTCTACCTCGTCCGGGAGATCACCAGGGAGTTCCCGGGGCTGGCGGCCAG GATCGACGACAACGATGGAGAGTTTCTCTTGATAGAAGCAGCTGATTTTCTCCCAGAGTGGCTGAATCCTGAGAATAGTGACAATAGG GTGTTCTTTTACAAAGGAGAACTGCACATAATTCCACTGTCAGAGACTCATGAGCAGGAATGTGACCAATCTGCTGCCACTCCAACAATCTCGCAGGCGTTAACACTGTTATCCACCCATTCGGAGGAGTTCCTGGCTGCAGAACCCATTAGAACAGCAGTGTATAAACGCATCAGTGG GTATCCTGAGAAGATTCAGGCCTCGTTTCACCGAGCCCACTGCTACCTTCCGGCGGGCATTGTGGCAGTGCTGAGACAGCGCCCTTCGTTGGTGGCTGCAGCAGTCCAGGCCTTTTACCTGCGAGATCCTGTAGATTTACGAGCGTGTCGGTCTTTTCAAACTTTCCCTCCAGATGAGCGTGTGATGACTGTA GTTACTTTCACAAAATGTTTATATGCACAACTGGTGCAGCAGAAGTTTGTTCCGGATAGACGCAGTGGATACACATTGCCCCTCCCATCTCACCCTCAATACAAAGCCTATGAACTGGGCATGAAActg GCTCATGGCTTTGAAATTTTGTGCTCCAAGTGCAGTAAAGTATCTCCTGATTCCAAGAGAAATGTGTTAAGTGGTCCCCTGTGGGGGAGGTTCCTCAGcagcctgaaggaaaaaaattatttcaag GGAGAAATGGAAGGATCTGCTAAGTACTTGGAACTGTTGCATATGGCAGAAGATTACTTCCAGCAATCTGTTACCAAGCCAGAAAG ctctGTTGAAGTGAGCCCAGGTGATGAAATCTTGACATTGCTACAGACAACAACCATTGATTTGAAGGAATttgagagagaagcagcttgTCTTCCTCCAGAGGATG ATGACAGTTGGCTGGAGATAACACCAGATGATCTAGATCAGATGCTGAAGGAGGCAAGAAATGAGTCCCTTCCTTCCTCAaatgaggaagagcagaaatatGACTTGGAAGCAGTTGCTGAAAGTATGAAGGCTTTTGTATCCAAAGTCTCAACGCATGAAGGAGCAGAAATGCCATG GTCATCTGATGAATCCCATGTTACCTTTGATGTAGATTCTTTTACAAAAGCGTTAGACAGAATTTTAG GGGCAGATTCAGAAGAGCTGGATTCTGATGATctggatgaagaggaggagttTGACTTCTCAGATGAGGATGATGAAGACTTAGATGCTGAAAATCAAAGGCAAGACCAGAAGGCATCACCTAATGAGCTTATAGGCAGTCTCAAGTCATATATGAATGAGATGGACCGTGAACTGGCACATACCAATGTTGGTAAAAGTTTCACCACCCAAAAGAAAGGG GCAAGTTCTGTTAATGCAATTACGTCTCAAAGTGCTGGCCCTGATTCTGGAGCTGAAGATACTGAGTTGACACCAGTTGATGTGGATATGAACCTAGTAGCTAACCTGCTTGAATCCTATAGTGCTCAGTCCGGACTGGCAGGACCCACCTCTAACATTTTACAGAGCATGGGAGTGTATTTACCTGAAAATGCAGATCATATTGGCTCTAATAAGGGAGGAACAGAATAA